GCTATAGCAATGCACATGAGCGTCAACAACACCAGGTAGCACATAACAGCCATCCGCTCTAATCACGTTACCTAAGCTTGCTATCTCGGCATCGGTTAATGATTTCATCGGAATGATATTAACGATTTTCCCTTCACTAACGCACAAGGCATGATCGTACAAAATACCACTCGTCAACACGATATTACCAATAAGTGCATATTCATTCGTATTATGCATTAAGCGATCCTCCTTCCTCATCTTTCGAGAAAAGCGCCCCATTCCGCAGAAGCTCAGCCATCATTGCAATATCCCCAGTAAGCGGACGGTCCACCGAGAGGAACGAAACCTTGGAGCGAATGCCTTTATAAGCTGTAAGAGTTCCTTGACCAAGCTGCGTCTCATTGCGCAAATCTATGGCCTGAGCTGCATTCATTGCTTCCATCCCAAGAATAAAATAGAGCCGATCTAAAATCTCCCCGGTTTTTCTTACGACAAAAGGCGCATGGCTTGAATGATCCTCCATATCTCCAGAAATGGAGTAGCTATCTGGGCTAACCGGGATCGCTAGATGACGAATTTCTGCATCTATGGAAGTGAATGTTTTCTGTAAAGTACCTAGTCCAATCGTTTTATCAGGATCAGGAGTCAGAAATCGAGTTAATCCCGTAATATCAGGATTCCCCAGCTTTATAGAACGGGAACAGGAAATTTTGGATACATGGCTTAGAGCCAACCCAAGCATCTCAAAAGCCAAAGTCCAAGTCGTAACATCGAAATTGGAATTCGGCACAATCCGGCGGTCATCTACTAATAGACAAGGGTTGTCATCGGAGCTGTTTAATTGAATAAGCAGCAAGCTTTCGGCATATGCCAAAGCATCTCTAGCCGCACCATGAACCTGGCATGCACTGCGGAAGCTAAGCGGATCTTGGATTCGATCTGCTCTTATTGTGCAATCGCCTTGCTGCCCACCCTCTAAGTAACGCCGAACAGTTTTTGCGCTTTCAGCAGCCCCTTTAAACGGGCGAGCCTTGTAAACCCCCTCGTCTAAAGGACTTCTGCAGCCATGAATAGCTTCGAGCGAGAGCGCATATACGACATCAGCCGTCTCGAGCAGCTTCCTGCACTCCTGAAGCACGATTGCACCAAGGCCTGCCGATAAGGCATTCGAGCTGACAATTGCTAGCCCTTCTCTGGCTCCTAGCCTGAGCTTAGTTAGTCCAGCTTGAGCTAACGCTTCATTGGCATCCATTGACTGACCGCCGTAGCTGACTATCCCTTCTCCGATCATGGCCAATCCGATATGCGACAACAAGCTGATGTCCGCTGCTCCGATCGAACCCCGAAGGGGCAATGCCGGATGAATTCTATGGTTTAGGAAGTCCACGTACATACGAACAACCGACGGCTGAACCCCTGCACAGCCAATCAGAAGCGTATTAAGTCTAACAACCATTATTGCCCTTACCTGTTCGTCAGAAGCCCATGGTTCAATTCCGCTGCTATGCGATAAAATGAGGTTACGATTATAGGCTTCAAAATAGTCTGCATCAATGGGTCGGTCCTTGTTAACTCCGACACCTCTATTTAAACCGTATATCGGCCTGCCCCCCGCAGCCAACTCGCACAGCACCTTGTGTGCTTCTGCGACTATCGCTTCCGCAGCTGGATTCAGTAATACTTCTGCTCCGTGCTTAGCGATCTGTTCGATTTGAGCTAGCGTCAACGAATGACCATCTAGCTCTACGGGAGCGATTTTACGAATATCTACGTCCCCATGCATGTTACAAAATCATCCCGTCAAAAGCATATTTGGAAAGCTCAATGCCAAGGGCCTTCTCCACCTCAGGATAGACGGTAGGATCCTTCACACTGGAGCTTAGCGGAATGTATTGCTTATCTATAGCAAACAGGCTAATCTCAATTCCTTCTTTTACTCCTCCTACACTAATAGGAAGCCCTGTTGAACAGTCGAAAGTGGTAATAACGTCTGGGTAAGTTGTCAGTCTCTGACCTTCGCCGTTATCAACTGCCATATATTCATTCATGACATGGAGAATAAGCGTGCCTCCATTGCCATCCTCCATTGTAATCGTCCCGATATCAAAAGCACCGGAGTAATGAACGTCTTTGCATAAAACTTTCCCACGACCGATAATGCGACCTTTTGTCTTGTCGCATACCGTTGTCATAATGGACTCAGGACCATCCGCCTCAGCGGCAATCATCGCTTTTCCCAGCTCCAATGCTAGGGATATACCACCGATTGCGGCATGCTTCTTCACGTATGAGGCAGGAATAGGATGACGTGCAGAAGCAATAAAGCCTCCAGACATGTCAGATGCCGTGCGCAGAATATTGGAGGTTTTCGCAGGGGTCCCTTTAACTACGAGCTCAAGATAAGACCCGTTGTCTCTTCTTCCGCCAACTACAACCTGAATAGTCTCGTAGTCTGTTAGTGCAGCAAGTCCCATTGATCCCATTTTACCCGTCGGATGAGCCCGGATGTCCCCTGTTGCATCAACAACAACAAGACCTAAGGCTGCCGCTGGAAGCCAACCATTAATTGTGCTGGACATGCCATTCTGTGGTGTCATAACGCCAACAACCTTGCCGTCATAACGGTCCATTAGAAGCTGAACAGCTTTAATATAGTCAACTCCCCACATCTCCCACTCGTTTCCAGCAGGTGCGCCAATAGCAGTACACGTCACGATGATAGCATCGTCCGGTAGCTCATCTACAGAAACAAGCTTAGGCTTGCCGATTCCTACTGCCGCTCCTCCAATCTCAAGACCATGATCGACCCATCCTCCGCCGCCGGATGCGAATACCGCTCCGCCTCTCACTGCTGCTTTTACATCCTCTATCGTTAACTCACGCATACTGTAAAGCCCCTCTCTAGAAGTTAATTAGCGCTATTAAAGGCGGGAGTATCCCGCCACTACAATCAAAAATCAAATCACTCCGGCTCTGTCTTAACTCGCCTAATTCCTTTGCTGCGAATTTCATCGAACGATTCCTCGTACCCAGCATCTGCGTAACGAAGTACACCAATGCTTGTGTCATTATCGAGCGCAGTCTTAAGCCTTATATCTGTTTCTTGACTACCATCAGCAACAATGGTTATCCCCGCACTAGTCATATACCCGCTGTAGCCCCCGCCACCGGAATGAATGGCGACCAAATCAGCCATCGATGAGCAGCTAAGCATGGCATTGATCAGCGGCCAATCTGAGATCGCATCACTGCCGTCCTTCATATTCTCTGTCATAATATTCGGATGAGTCATTGCGCCAGCATCAAGATGATCTCTGGAAAAAGCAATCGGTCCGCTTAGCGCTCCACTACGCACCATCTCATTAACAGCAAGCGCTAGCTTCGTTCGATCGCCATGACCGAACCAGCCAATTCGTGCAGGAAGACCTTCCACAGGAACATATTGATTAGCGAGACGAATCCAATTAACCGCAATTTCGTTATCCTTGAACTCTTCTAATATATATTGATCAATGGTTTGAATATCTTGTGGGTTCCCACTCAACGCCACCCAGCGGAATGGACCGATCGCCCGGGCAAACAATGGTCTTAAAAAGCCCTCTGTAAATACGACGATATCGAAAGCATTCTCCACCCCATATTGGGAAGCTTGTGTACGGATATTGTTTCCATTATCGAATACGATTGAGCCATTCCTTTGGAATTCAAGCATCGCCCTTACTTCCGTGGCAATTGAGGCACCCGCATCTGCTTGGAGCTTCTGCGGATCGCTTTTGCGCATTTCCACTGCTTCTTCGAGACGATAGCCAGAAGGAATATAACCATAGACCAAGTCATGCGCTGATGTCTGATCCGTTACGATATCGGGAATGATTCCTCGACGGAGAAGCTCGGGATAGACGTCCGCTGCGTTACCAAGCAAACCAACCGATAAGCTCTGCCGATTACTAACCGCTTCATCTACCCAAGCTAACGCCTCATCAAGGCTCGCTGTTTTCCTTTGTAAGTAACCAACCTCTATCCGTTTGTCTATCCGCGCTTCGGACACCTCTACACATAGAACAATTGCATTAGCCATAATTCCAGCAAGAGGCTGAGCACCTCCCATACCGCCCAATCCAGCTGTAAGTATGAATTTTCCCGTCAAATCGCCATTGAAATGCATTCTAGCAATCGACTGAAAAATCTCGTAGGTTCCCTGAATGACTCCTTGCGATCCAATGTATTGCCATGCAGCAGCCGTTAGCCCACCCCATACAATGAGTCCTTGCTCTTGATATTTATAGAAGTTGTCGCTCGTAGCCCATTTTCCGACAATATTGCAATTAGCCATAATGACTAGAGGCGCGAATTGATGAGTGCGCATAATTCCAATGGGTTTACCGGACTGGATAACGAGTGTTTCGTTTTCTTCCAAGTTCTTCAAGGTTTCTACAATAGCTCTATAGGAGTCCCAATTACGGGCAGCTTTAGCCAATGCGGCATATACGGTAAGCTCTTTCGGGTTTTCTCCATTCTCGAGGACATTCTCCAGCATGCGAAGTAATGCTTCCTGCCTCCAGCCCTTACATCTAAGCTCAGTGCCCCTGGCAGCTAATATTCGATCCATATATAAGCCTCCTAATTATCATATTACAATAATTCGTTTCCATTTATTAATAATAAGTTAACAAATTAGCTTGCCACCGTCAATAAAAAATAGTTTTCTCCTCGGAATAAAAAAGTAAATCAATCGGATTTATTGAATTACAATAGACGATATGTTACTTACAAGCAACTGACATGATTAACGATGATATTCATCTCTGTTACGTTTCGAACCCTGAGCAACTGGGAAACTCTCCTCCACATGCCCTTAAAGTGCATAATGCCCTATGCAATTAAACATAAACAATACAGAGCTACAAACAAGCATAAATAAATGTGGCAGGCCTTTGGATCAGCGAAAAATGTTTATGTCGGAGTAGAAAAAAGCTGCCCCCAAAGGTCTAATTTAGACCAAAGAGAACAGCTTCTATATGATGTGAATCTATGAAGCCTCTTCAGGAGGAGCTTCCGGTGAAGTCAGCACGATCTTGCCATCTACTAGCTCAAGCTTAACTTTGTTCGTGTTTTTGACCCCTATCGTTTCTAAATAGGTGGCAGGAACTTGAAGTCGCCCGGCCTTGTCGAGAATTGCATACTCTACGTGTGAGTCCTCCTCTAATTGGGCGATACCACTTTCAAGCTCAGCCATCTCTTCGGCATAGGACTTGCGTCGCAACATTTCCGAGGAAATTTTACCGTCGCGAATGGCAACGACACGGTCAACCTTCTTAGCAAGATGTGGATCGTGGGTAACGATGACAATTGTAATTCCAATGGTGCGGTTCAGTTCACGGAATAGATCGAGAATTTGGTCAGCCATCTTAGAATCTACTGAGCCAGTCGGCTCATCCGCAAGCAGCAGCTTCGGATGATTAGCAAGCGCAATGGCGATAGCTACTCTCTGTTGCTCACCGCCGGATAACTGGTGGAGCTTGTTATTTTTACGATGGGTTAGTCCGACTGCTTCCAATAATTCTAATGCCCTTAGCCTTTTGCGTTTTCCTCTCAGCAATATTGGCAGCTCAACATTCTCAAGCGCAGTCAGATAAGGAATTAAATTACGTGCATTGTTCTGCCAAACAAATCCTACACTTTCTCGCTTATAACGGACGAGATCTTTTTCAGTCATCTTGAGCATATTTTTCCCATCAATCTCAAGATTACCTGCCGATGGGCGATCCAGCCCGCCTAGCATATTAAGCAGCGTCGACTTTCCACTTCCACTGTTGCCGATAATAGCCATCAGCTCGCCCGTTTCAATATTTAAATCCAGCCCCTGTAATGCAAATACCTCCAGATCGGCCGCTTTGTAAATTTTGACCAAACCTTCGCAATTGATCATGGGTTAATCCTCCCCCAGTTTCAGCGCTTGGTGAATGCGAATACGGGAGAGCATGTATGACAGAATACCCAGCCCAAGCAATAACATAAAGCCAACTATAGAATATAGACGAATAAAATCAATCGCTTCAAACATGACCTTAAACGGTGGAACTAAGCTGCTCGGATTGAAGGCAATCTGAAAGTTGGGAACGAATAGACGACTAGCAACATTACCAACGATGACTCCAATTAGAATGGCTACTCCCGAAGTAAGCAGCTGCTCCAAAGCAAGCATTCCTATTAGCTGACGCAGTGAAAGTCCTATCGCACGCATAATCCCATTTTGTAAGGTTCGTCCTTTAAGAGATAATATCCAGTAAAGAAGGAAACCAACAAAGCTAATCAATATCGAAATAATAAACCCTAATGTCAAAATCCCATTAAGCGCGAGAAGGAATGGATCATTCTTTGCCTTCGTTAGTGCTTCTCTCGTGTTTACTATGCTAGTTAAGGCGATCTTCGCTTGCTTGATATCGTCGTAAAACTGGGAAGTAGGATAATCGGGCTTCAGCTTCAACCATACTTTGTAAGGCTCAAGCGCCAAATGAAATTGAATTCGACTCAGACTTCCGACAATAAGCATCGGTGCATTACTCTTCGCATCTGTTTCTGCCGCATTGATGGAGCCAACAGGCGGGTTCGGATTAAATGTAGGGAAGTATTCAATAATGCCGAAGACGACGAAGGACTGAGAGTCCACATTTTCCCATCCCACATTAATAGTGTCACCCTTCTTCACACCCTTTTGTTCAGCCAACGTACGGGAGATGAGCACTCCCCGTGAATCAGCGGCAAGCAAATTTAGATAATCATAAAATTCATAATCAAGTAAATTGTTCGGGAACCACGAGGTCATACCGAAATCATCGCTATCTATGCCGATGAGTTGAGCAACCCCATTCTTATTGCCCTCTAAAGAAAATGTTGCCTTATCCTTCACGAACACTTTAGCGGCACTCTCAACACCTGGTAATTTCTTATAGGGCTCGAAAGACGGCTCCAGATAATGAATAACCTTAGGCACCGGTGCTGGTGCAGGGCCACCTCCGAAACTAACAGCTGGCGGAGCATCATTCTGCCATTGTCCTGTAGTAACAAAATCTGCCCCATTCCCATAGCGAATCCGGTCCTCTGTATTGTTATTCAGTGTTCGCGCGGCACCTGCACTAAATACTCCTATGGCAATAGTCATAATGAGAAACACCATTAGGAATTGATATTGACTGTTCGAACGTCCGACTTGAATTAATGTGGCGTAAAGGGATGGAGGCCACCACTTTCGACCGACCCAATAAATGAGCTTTAGAACGTAAGGATATAATCTGAGAAGCAGTAAGCCCGCACCTAATACGAACAAAGCAGGCATTACAAACTGTAGCGGATCGATTTTCAGATCATCCATGTTCAAGCCTAAGCTTTTCAAATCCTTTAACCGGTTACGGAAGGTGTACAAACCATAGATGGAAACCGCTAAAGCCGCAATATCCAGAAATGCTTTGTGCCAGAATGGTTTCCGATTCATACGTGCAAGCTGCTGCTTATGTCCAACTATGGATACACGTGTAGCAATAATTACCGGGATTAGCATCATAATGAATGAAACAATAGCTGCGGCTCCTCCGTAGAGGAACGCTTGATCATTAATATGGACCGGCATACGAGACCGTTGAACGAATTCAAGAAAACCGTTCGAGGCTCCTAGCAGCTTCGTTAATCCCATTCCGATAAAAGGTCCCGTTATCCACGCAATTGCACAAAGGAATGCCCCTTCTATCGCAAAAGAGAGAACAACCTGCCACCTTGCTGCCCCCCTACTACGTAAAATGGCGATTTCATTTTTCTGTCGGTCTACGATCAGATTGGACACCATGAACATATAGAAGCCCAACATAATTAGTACTGGCACGTTCAAAGACCACATCAGCTTATTTAATTGCTTAGACCGTTCTAAATACTTCGTAATCGTATTTAATGCTGGTACAGAGAATTCAGTTTGAAAGCTTACTACCTTGCTTTGTACCTTTTCCTTAATCGATTTGTCGGTTTCTATAAATTGGTCGACTTGACCAAGCCCCATTTTAGAATAATCAAGCACAAAGAACCAACCGACTGACATCACTTGTGCTTTATTTCCGCGGATAAACTCTTGAGCAAATAACTCCTCATTAATAATGAAGACAGAGTTTAAATCGCTTAAGCTGGCATTACGGAAGTAGGGGTCGTTATATACCTTTTTGTTAAAAACACCTACAGGTTTGATTTTTACAGTTCCTAGTAGTTTATCATCCTTCAGTTCAAACACGGTATCCAACACTGTATTGAAATTGCTAAGCGTTTGAGCAGTTACAAGAACCTCATATACGCCATCAACCGGCTTATTCGCAGGCATTCTACCGTCTTCTAGCTTAATGTGGTCCTCAAAATCACTGTAGGATCTCAAAGTAGCAGTTTGCTTTGACTTCTTGTCATCAATGCTCCCTGGAGGAATGAGAAGAACCGATTGGGTACGACGCTCATGTACGAGCTCCTTAATCGGAATGCCAAATTCCCCAGCCTTCACTTCCATGAATTTATCCATCTCACTAATAACTTTGGCACGTTTCTCGTTCGATTCTCTATAGAAACCTAACATCGACCAATGCGTTCCAGGATAAACACCCTTCTCATTCTGGAAAACCTCAAGATCCTTGACGAGCATACGAGATAAAATCGCCTCAGAATAAATCGGCATTGTTCCAACAAGCGCAACAGTAATCAAAATACCAAAAAACATACTGGACACGAGCCACTTATTTTGAACCATTTTACGGATAATCATGACAAATAAGGCCACACCAAAGCCTCCCTAGCTCTAGGAATGCAAAATAATTACTGTAAAACGATGACCTGATCTACTTGTAAGCCTTTAATAATTTCCACCTCAGTGGAGCCGACCAGGCCAGGCTCGACGTCAATTTCGCGAAGGCTTTTGCCATCTTCCAGAACTCGAACAAAATTACGACCCAAATAAGAGCGCAATCCGCTACGTGGGATTTTCAGGACATCATCAAGCTCCTGCGTAATAATCTTCACACCAGCTATAGAGCCTATTTCAGCCTTAAGCGGTAATTTAGGAACTTCAATATAGAGCGTTTTAGCGTATTTCTCTGCTAAATCTTTATTTAAGGTTGTGGGAGACGAGGATGGCGTCTGAACCACTTTACCGACAACCTTCTCATCGTTTAAGGTAATATCCGCAGTTGCACCTACGTCTACCTCTCTAATATCGTTAGGATTGTCCACACGAAGAGCGATTCGAAGCTGAGAAGGATCAGCAATGATAACTAATGTCTGATAAGCGTCGACATTATCTCCTGCCTTCAACGTCTCGACAAATGTCACCTGTCCATCAATACCCGCATAAAGCTGCTTACTATTGAATTTCTTGGAAAGCTTCTCATATTTGATTTGCTCAATTTCCAGCTTTAGCTTAGCAATACTGAGAGCCTGATCATCGCTATCTTGTGTTTGCCTAAATGCATATCTGGCTTTCTCTAGCTCCAATTGCTGCTCCTTCAACTGCAGATCCAGTCCGTCCAAAATCAATTGAACAAGAATATCACCTTTCTTGACAGTATCACCTTGCTTAACTAGTATCTTATCAATCCGTCCCCCTTCTCCTGTAAACTGAGAAATGTCAGTACGGATTGATTCGAAGCTTCCACTTGAGGAAATGGCTTTAACGATACTTCCTTTCTCCACCTTCACTGTCGTGTAGTTTTCCTGAGCTGGCTTAACGAGCGGCGGCTTTAACGCTTCTTCTTCTTGAGGGAGTAGAGAACACCCCGCTAAAGTACTGCTTAGAACGATTGCCAATCCTAGAGCCGCAGCTTGTTTAATTGTGCGAAACAATTTGTCCATCCTCCAGTTCATAAACTTGATCGACGATTTCCATAATGGCTGGATCGTGCGTAGTTAGAACGACTGTAACGCCACTCTGCTCCACAAGATCACGAAATACCTTCATAATATGAAGCCCAGTTCGACTGTCCAGCTCAGCCGTTGGTTCATCTGCCAGAATCAGCTTAGGCTTGTGTGCAATCGCACGTGCTATTGCTGTTCTTTGCTGCTCGCCTCCTGACATCTCGAACGGGCGGTGATGCATCCTCGGCTTTAAGCCGACATGATCCAAGGCCTGTATGGCTGCGGCCTTCCTCTCACTCGCGGGAACTCCCGCAATTCTAAGTACGAACTCGACGTTCTCATAGGCAGACATGAGAGGAATAAGGGCAAACGATTGAAAGATCAATCCCATTTCCTTGCGACGAACGGCATCCCTTTGTTTGTTCGACATCGTTGTAAGGTCGCGCCCATCGAAAATGATAGTACCTGAAGTGGGTTGATCCAAAGCGCTTAGAAGATTTATTAGCGTTGTCTTCCCCGAGCCGGACCGACCTTTAAACGCGAGCAATTTACCTGCTGGAAGCTGAATATCAACCTCTTTCAGCACGGTTACCGCACCGGAGCCCTTACCATAAACCCGCTTAATACCCTTGCCATTAATAATATTGGGAGTCGATACGGCCATCTGGCTTATAATCTCCTTTCTACCAATTCGTCAGCGTTACAGGTCAGTTATTATTGCTTCGTTTCATTACCGATTGACGTTCCAATAGCTTGGGGGGGATCGAGGATTTCCTACCCGGGTGACCCGTGAGCAGTTCCATCAGCAGTTCAATGGCTCGAGTACTAACGTCTTCTCTTTGAATGCTAATTGTTGTTAGCGGAGGAGCGGTATACGCCGTGTACGAGTCTCCGTCAAAGCCTATAATGGATAGGCTTTCTGGCACCGAAATGCCATTACTCGTAAATTCCATAATTGCTCCCATCGCCATCAAGTCATTTGCACAGAAGATAGCTGTCATTTCAGGATGGAGCTGCTTCAGCGCTTTGGCTGCCTGAGCCCCGCTTGATCCAGAAAAGTCGCCATTCCCAACTAAGGAAGCATCGTGCTCAATTCCAGCTTCCATTAACGCTTCACAAAATCCCCCATACCTGTCCTTACAGATTCGTATATGGGCAGGACCATTTATATAACCAATAATTTGATGCCCCTCAGCGAAAAGCTTTCTCCCAGCTAATCGGCCACCCTCACGATCATCAGTAATAACCGAGGAACAGTGTGGCCCGACTACATCCTCGAAATTTACACAAGGTATCTGCAGCTTTAAGGCTTCCTGAACCATAGGATGTGATTCCGAGAAGGCAGGTAGCAATAAGCAGCCTTCAAGGCTCCGAGAGCTTATACATTCGGTTAGGAGATTGTTCGGATAATTTAAGAAAGGAATAGAGAAAAAGAGCGCATCCTTCCCATTGCGCTGTAAAGCTTGTTGTAAGGGAGAAAACATATCGACAAATCCTGAGCTCGCTTCAAACTCAAATTGCGGAAAAAATACCCCAATCAGATTGCTGCTCTTGCCCACGAGCTGCTTGGCTCCTAAATGAGGAACATACCCCATTGCTTTAGCAGTTTCCTGAATAAGCTCTCTCGTAGCTGGATTTACACCATACACCCCGTTTAATGCCCGGGATACCGTGCTAGGGGATAGATTTAATGCTTTGGCTACTGCTTTGATTCCTCCATCAACGTTTGCGGCTTTTAAGCCTTTCAAAGCGAACCACTTCGATAGGTCATCAACATTGAAGAATTCTCCTTCATTCATTGATTGCAAACGTTTGCAATGGATAATTTTACTATAATTTTAGAGTAAATATCTGTCAATTGGATTTTGTTAAGATCATAATTTTGCACACGGAAAACGTAATATTGTTCATTAGTAGCGAATTGGCACATTCCAAACCGCTATCGTGTCTCTTTAAGGATAATATCCATTGCAAGATGAAAATGGTTACAGTACAATAAAACATATTACGAAAATAATTTTCTTGGTAAGTGAAATTAAAAGGAAACTAATTTTCCACCCTAAAGGATGTTAGCCATGAGCATTCTGAATGCAATCCAGGAAAAAATGGACAGTCTGTATCTTAAGGAACGCACTTTGGCCGAGTTTCTGCTCGCACATCCTCAGCAAGCGGCCCAAATGACCATTACCGAGCTGGCAGCACAATCAGGCAGCAGCACCGCAACGATTTCTCGCTTCTGCAAAACATTTCATGCGCACAATTTTCCGGATTTCAAGCAAAAGCTAGCTACCGAGCTCGTCCAGCAAACGTCTACATCCAATCAGTATCAGGACATTGTCGCAGGCAATCCTCTTCAGGACATTGTCGCGGCAATTACGACCAATCATTTGCGGTCACTGACAGATACGACCCAAGTGCTGGATCTAAATCAGTTGCGATTGGCTATAGATGCCCTGCACAATGCCGCAAGGGTAGACCTTTACGGTTCCGCTACCTCGGGAATAGTTGCCCAGGATTTCTTCCATAAGCTCATTCGAATAGGCAAAGCGGCGGCGGCATTTTCCGACCCCCATCTTCAACTGACGTCAGCTTCATCGCTTACTTCCAAAGATGTTGCCATCGGAATTTCTTATTCAGGAGAAACGCCGGAGACGATTCATGCCCTCCGTTGTGCAGCAGAGCAAGGTGCCACAACTCTATCCATCACTCGATTTGGCATTAACACGCTTGCGGATATGTCTACAATTCGACTATTCACTTCGTCGGCCGAAGTCGGAATGCGGCGGGGAGATATGGCTTCGAGAATGGCGCAGCTGCATGTTGTCGATATTTTGTTCATTGGACTGGTCAGCGAGCATTTTGAACAATATGTCCCTCGTCTTGAACGATCCTTTCAAACGGTTAAACAATATAAAACAGGCAAAGAGGAGCGAAAAACATAATGAATATCCTTACTTTTGACAGTGACGACAAGCTAAATGAAGCGGCAGCAAATATTATTATCGGGCAAATTCAGACTACTCCGCGCGCGGTATTAGGCCTAGCAACTGGTGGTACGCCTGTAGGCATCTACAAGGAAATCGTTAAGGATTTTCAACGTGGCATGTTTAGCTTTAAGAATGTGACTACCTTTAACTTAGACGAGTACGTTAATATACCGACTGATCACCCGGAGAGCTACCATTCTTATATGAACAGCCATCTGTTTAATCATATCGACCTCCCTGAGTCCCAATGTCACATTCCGGATGGTAATGCCTCCGATACTGCGGCAGAGTGCGAGCGTTATGACCTGGCTATTGAGCTATCAGGACAAATTGACTTACAGCTGCTCGGAATAGGGCACAATGGGCATATCGGGTTTAATGAGCCTGCACATGCTCTAATTAAAGGGACTCACGTCGTTGATTTAGCGGAGGAAACTCTCGAGGCAAATGCTCGTTTTTTCGATACGATAGATGATGTTCCTAAACAAGCGCTAACAATGGGCGTCGGTACTATTCTTAAAGC
This portion of the Cohnella abietis genome encodes:
- a CDS encoding ABC transporter ATP-binding protein; amino-acid sequence: MAVSTPNIINGKGIKRVYGKGSGAVTVLKEVDIQLPAGKLLAFKGRSGSGKTTLINLLSALDQPTSGTIIFDGRDLTTMSNKQRDAVRRKEMGLIFQSFALIPLMSAYENVEFVLRIAGVPASERKAAAIQALDHVGLKPRMHHRPFEMSGGEQQRTAIARAIAHKPKLILADEPTAELDSRTGLHIMKVFRDLVEQSGVTVVLTTHDPAIMEIVDQVYELEDGQIVSHN
- a CDS encoding LacI family DNA-binding transcriptional regulator: MNEGEFFNVDDLSKWFALKGLKAANVDGGIKAVAKALNLSPSTVSRALNGVYGVNPATRELIQETAKAMGYVPHLGAKQLVGKSSNLIGVFFPQFEFEASSGFVDMFSPLQQALQRNGKDALFFSIPFLNYPNNLLTECISSRSLEGCLLLPAFSESHPMVQEALKLQIPCVNFEDVVGPHCSSVITDDREGGRLAGRKLFAEGHQIIGYINGPAHIRICKDRYGGFCEALMEAGIEHDASLVGNGDFSGSSGAQAAKALKQLHPEMTAIFCANDLMAMGAIMEFTSNGISVPESLSIIGFDGDSYTAYTAPPLTTISIQREDVSTRAIELLMELLTGHPGRKSSIPPKLLERQSVMKRSNNN
- a CDS encoding ABC transporter permease — protein: MALFVMIIRKMVQNKWLVSSMFFGILITVALVGTMPIYSEAILSRMLVKDLEVFQNEKGVYPGTHWSMLGFYRESNEKRAKVISEMDKFMEVKAGEFGIPIKELVHERRTQSVLLIPPGSIDDKKSKQTATLRSYSDFEDHIKLEDGRMPANKPVDGVYEVLVTAQTLSNFNTVLDTVFELKDDKLLGTVKIKPVGVFNKKVYNDPYFRNASLSDLNSVFIINEELFAQEFIRGNKAQVMSVGWFFVLDYSKMGLGQVDQFIETDKSIKEKVQSKVVSFQTEFSVPALNTITKYLERSKQLNKLMWSLNVPVLIMLGFYMFMVSNLIVDRQKNEIAILRSRGAARWQVVLSFAIEGAFLCAIAWITGPFIGMGLTKLLGASNGFLEFVQRSRMPVHINDQAFLYGGAAAIVSFIMMLIPVIIATRVSIVGHKQQLARMNRKPFWHKAFLDIAALAVSIYGLYTFRNRLKDLKSLGLNMDDLKIDPLQFVMPALFVLGAGLLLLRLYPYVLKLIYWVGRKWWPPSLYATLIQVGRSNSQYQFLMVFLIMTIAIGVFSAGAARTLNNNTEDRIRYGNGADFVTTGQWQNDAPPAVSFGGGPAPAPVPKVIHYLEPSFEPYKKLPGVESAAKVFVKDKATFSLEGNKNGVAQLIGIDSDDFGMTSWFPNNLLDYEFYDYLNLLAADSRGVLISRTLAEQKGVKKGDTINVGWENVDSQSFVVFGIIEYFPTFNPNPPVGSINAAETDAKSNAPMLIVGSLSRIQFHLALEPYKVWLKLKPDYPTSQFYDDIKQAKIALTSIVNTREALTKAKNDPFLLALNGILTLGFIISILISFVGFLLYWILSLKGRTLQNGIMRAIGLSLRQLIGMLALEQLLTSGVAILIGVIVGNVASRLFVPNFQIAFNPSSLVPPFKVMFEAIDFIRLYSIVGFMLLLGLGILSYMLSRIRIHQALKLGED
- a CDS encoding efflux RND transporter periplasmic adaptor subunit, translated to MFRTIKQAAALGLAIVLSSTLAGCSLLPQEEEALKPPLVKPAQENYTTVKVEKGSIVKAISSSGSFESIRTDISQFTGEGGRIDKILVKQGDTVKKGDILVQLILDGLDLQLKEQQLELEKARYAFRQTQDSDDQALSIAKLKLEIEQIKYEKLSKKFNSKQLYAGIDGQVTFVETLKAGDNVDAYQTLVIIADPSQLRIALRVDNPNDIREVDVGATADITLNDEKVVGKVVQTPSSSPTTLNKDLAEKYAKTLYIEVPKLPLKAEIGSIAGVKIITQELDDVLKIPRSGLRSYLGRNFVRVLEDGKSLREIDVEPGLVGSTEVEIIKGLQVDQVIVLQ
- a CDS encoding MurR/RpiR family transcriptional regulator, coding for MSILNAIQEKMDSLYLKERTLAEFLLAHPQQAAQMTITELAAQSGSSTATISRFCKTFHAHNFPDFKQKLATELVQQTSTSNQYQDIVAGNPLQDIVAAITTNHLRSLTDTTQVLDLNQLRLAIDALHNAARVDLYGSATSGIVAQDFFHKLIRIGKAAAAFSDPHLQLTSASSLTSKDVAIGISYSGETPETIHALRCAAEQGATTLSITRFGINTLADMSTIRLFTSSAEVGMRRGDMASRMAQLHVVDILFIGLVSEHFEQYVPRLERSFQTVKQYKTGKEERKT
- the nagB gene encoding glucosamine-6-phosphate deaminase; the protein is MNILTFDSDDKLNEAAANIIIGQIQTTPRAVLGLATGGTPVGIYKEIVKDFQRGMFSFKNVTTFNLDEYVNIPTDHPESYHSYMNSHLFNHIDLPESQCHIPDGNASDTAAECERYDLAIELSGQIDLQLLGIGHNGHIGFNEPAHALIKGTHVVDLAEETLEANARFFDTIDDVPKQALTMGVGTILKAKKILLVVKGADKAEIVKRALQGPITTDCPASLLQTHPNLIVLLDSTAAEKLS